DNA from Brassica napus cultivar Da-Ae chromosome C4, Da-Ae, whole genome shotgun sequence:
TGAACTTACGTGGCTGACGTCCTCTCTTCCTCTTATTAACACTCTCTCTGTTACTAGACTCCTCAGGTGCCTGCTGCATAAGAGTAGTCAAAATAGTATGAACAACCGACAAAAATGCCATTTTCAACACATAGTAACTATTCATTCACCTTGGCTTCATCAGCAGAAGATCCCTTTTGATTCTTCATCACTGTTTGTTTCTTCCTCGGAGTTGTTTTCGTCAGCTGGACTGCAGCTACACCCAGGACTACCGATGAGTGATACTCTTTTGCTGATAAAAAGACATAACGTAGATTCATGACCCATTAAGTTTTACTTTTCTCAAACAAGAATCATCATCATACTTTCTAAAGTTAAAGAAAGGATAGATTAGGAAACTATTATGTATATAAGGAAGACgtaatcaaaataatattacgttttatgtgtatatattagTTTCTTAATCTATCAATAACACTTACTTTCTGCTGCTATCTCTGGTTGCTTTGAGACTAGTGTGTTGCCACCATTCACCACAGCGTTAGCTCTTTTACTTGCTAAATCTccagataacttcttcacaaaGCAGATAAAGTTATAAGCAGATGGCAAgttagattcaatgaaaaagtAATAATGGGAAGGAGATTTATAACTCACAGCTGGAGTTTGGGGGAGCTGTGTTACAGATTCTTTACCAGCTTCTGCAACATCAGGAGAGGCAGGAGGAGGAAGATTCTTAGTGCACCTAGAAGATCGTGTCGACCTCAGTTTTACCCTTATGCGGGTTGAACCTGTTGCTACCTCAGCTGCATGCTGACGACTCTCCTTTTCATCCGAAACCTACACACATACTAACTTCAATGCATGTTCTCTAAAAGATCAGTAAAATAGAGAGGGAACAAGTACCTTTTCTTTAGTTAGCCAAGCTCCACCTTTCCACTCCATAGACGGTCTTAGCTGCGACTGTTCAAAGTCTTTACTCTCCTTGTTTGTTCCCACAAGGACAGTGTATCTATCCCCAGTAAGAACCATGCTTACTACACTCGGACACCATCCAGACTCAAGCAATGCATCCACATGTTCCATCAACCCAAAAGCTCTTAAATCAAAAGGCGGTGGTGGAGGCCTGACTTCAGAGTAAGGAACGTTTCTCTTGGTccactcatcttcttcttctccaccgcTCAAACTCTTGTACTTCACCAACAGCAACGTCCCATCTTCATTCTCCATGATGGCCATAGCCGAAACCCAAATATCACCAAAATCTTCAACCTGTGTCCTCACTTCTACATTAGCTCCGGCGCTATACTCCGACTTCATCAAATGCTTCAGACACAAAACAATTAAGACAgcatacaaacaaacaaacaaaaaatgaaaactttaatAATAAAAGGTGAAGACTTTAACTCGTTTCTCGCAACGGAACCACTCTTCATCTTTCCAAACCATATGCGTCCTCAGCTCCTTCCTTTCAACCTCGATGACGTCAGGCTCGAACTTGAGGTACACCAAGAAACGGTGACCAGGCAAGACCTTAACCACCCAGCCAGACCACCATCCACCTCTATGAGCAGCGTCAACCATGTCGCCTTCCTCGAAATCAACTTCTTCAGGAGAGGACGGATCCGGCGGCGGAAGGGGGCGGATCAGACGGTGGACAGCGGTTGTGATTAACGAAGGAGAGTGGTCTTCTTCGCTGGACAGAGGGTTTAAGTGGCGAACGGAGAGCTTCTTGCGCTTGGAGACGGCGAGATTCTCTTCCAGGATGGCGCGGTACCATACATTGCCGTTAGACTCGTTGGAAGAGACTTCAATCTCGGAGCCCTTGGAAGCGGAGAGCTTCTCCTTTTTCCCGGTAGCTGACAGCATGCTTTCACCGAACCCTAGAACTTTAGAGTAGAGAGAGATTGAGAACAGTGTGCTTTTAGTTCCACTGTTCTGTCCTTGAGAAAATATGCTGCTTAAAAAggtattaattatttattatattaattagcTTCTTTATTTCTCTTAATTAtgattagataaaaaaaaaaattaaagcccATCAAGACAAATGCAATGTGGGTCATTTGGTTGTTGTAATTAGGCCTGCGCATttcggatatcggttcggttcggttcgggtatttcgggtttcgggtagttcggatagggattagaggatccatttagtacttgacctattttcggttcggttcggttcggatagtttcgggttcggttcggttcggatagtaaatgtaggaaccggaaaatatccggaaaaagttcggttctcatttagatccggttcgggttcggatagttcgggtagttcggataatttggataaaatatcggttatttagagtaaaatatcaaataattatgatgatttagataaaaaaatttggatatttcggattactttggatatttcagataaaactattcggatagtttcggatactttcgggtagtttggatactttataataatttagttatcttcgactattttcagatacttttaatagaattttaaattaaaaatatatatttagtgatgttatatgtatatataattaatatttttatatattcgggtacccgttcggttctcggttcggttccagttcggttatttcggatataaaaatataggaaccgttcgggtatttcggttcggttccggttattttgcccaggcctagttGTAATAGCTTAGTCTTTTCTCGTTTGGTAAGCTTTGTATACGATTATTTTAGATCCcgttttagtttagttttatataaataaatttaataaatgtgtgAAGATATTGGAAAATCCGCCGAAACGTGGGTTCATTTCATAATATTCagaattttagtatataagaaaaacaGTTCAAAAGAATTATTTGGGAGCGAAGAACAAAGTATGAAATCATAAAAGTCTGAGACGAAAGAACAAAACAGAGTCGAAGAAGACGAGACAAACTGCTCTCCTAAGCCTGCATTTAATTACACATTTAGCTCAACTCATtagtataattttaaacaataaaatattatataccaAAAAGATTATACCTTGTTTGCGATGTTGTTGGAGAGCCAGTCAAGTCCCTCGTAGAGCCCTTCTCCTGAGGTAGCACATGTGCTCTGTATGTACCTGtcaaaccaaaccaaccaaCGATTACATCACTTGTACTGCTTTACAAGTATCGGGTTTAGCTTTTGTTTATTAGGCTTTACCAGTGTCGTTGACGGAGAGAGTGAAGGCCAAGTTTGTCAGTAATCTCAGCGGCGTTCATGGCGTTTGGAAGATCTTGCTTGTTAGCAAAGACAAGAAGCACAGCATCTCTCAACTCATCCTGCAACAACAGTTAAAAAGGAAacattaacaagaaaatgtcaAACCAAAACCTGATGCCAAAGGGAGATATTGGTTTGAGAGTATTACTTCGTTGAGCATTCTGTGAAGCTCGTCTCTAGCTTCCACAACACGGTCACGGTCGTTGCTGTCCACCACGAAGATCAGCCCTTGCGTGTTTTGGAAGTAGTGCCTCCACAATGGACGAATCTGGATGAGCAAGCACAGAAACCATTGTCAAACTGGAATCAGCACAGTATCATTGAGTATAACGAGAGAGTACTTTGAGAATGATACTGTTGATATAGCTTATTAGCTTTAAGAGTGATGGATGGTACTAACGGAATGTAATGAGAGAATACCTTGTCCTGACCCCCGACATCCCAGACGGTGAAGCTGATGTTCTTGTATTCCACAGTCTCCACATTGAAACCTAGCCAAGAATAGTCAATTCCAATCACTCACACAACACTGTCAAGCATGAAAACTCGTCAAAGTTAGAAAGACTCACCAATGGTTGGAATGGTGGTGACGATCTCGCCAAGCTTGAGCTTGTACAAGATGGTGGTCTTACCAGCAGCGTCGAGACCAACCATGAGGATACGCATCTCTTTCTTTGCAAAGAGTCTGCTGAACAGCTTCCCGAAAGACAGCCCCATCTTTTTCAAACCCTGTTCGTTCGTTTGTTAAAAAACATGCAATATTACCTCATCAATTGACGAAGAAGAAAAGCAGTTTCGATTGCTTCCTACGAAGAATTCTCTCAGATCTCATTCGTTAATTGCAAGTTCCGATCAAATCAACATCCTCCTAAATGCCGGTTTCAGGTGAAAACAAAGCTAGATCACTTTGAATCATGATCATGCAGGTATAGATCGATCTAAGATTCCCACGGAAAACAATCACACTACACGAATCCGGAGAATACACAGAGATCTGGCAATCACGGATCCAGATCGCGCGATAGATACGAGTGCGAGTGCGAGTGCGAGTGCGAGTGCGAGTGCGACTGGGACTTACCGGAAGAAGATATAGACTTTCACTGTCGCCGATGGGTCGTCCAAAGGCAAATGATGGTCTTCGTACGAGCAAGAGGAGGATCGTGTGACGCAACCTTTCTCTATTGTACGCGTTTAGACGGTATTTTACTATAAGTTTGATTTCTATACACAAATTGCGGGGATAGCTCAGTTGGGAAAGCCTCATACTGAAGATCTGAAGGTCGCGTGTTCGACTAATGGGCTTGGGCCTGAGTTAAATATATTCAATC
Protein-coding regions in this window:
- the LOC106444979 gene encoding ADP-ribosylation factor 1, coding for MRLSQLSYPRNLCIEIKLIVKYRLNAYNRERLRHTILLLLVRRPSFAFGRPIGDSESLYLLPGLKKMGLSFGKLFSRLFAKKEMRILMVGLDAAGKTTILYKLKLGEIVTTIPTIGFNVETVEYKNISFTVWDVGGQDKIRPLWRHYFQNTQGLIFVVDSNDRDRVVEARDELHRMLNEDELRDAVLLVFANKQDLPNAMNAAEITDKLGLHSLRQRHWYIQSTCATSGEGLYEGLDWLSNNIANKA